The following proteins are encoded in a genomic region of Agromyces sp. CF514:
- a CDS encoding MBL fold metallo-hydrolase, with protein sequence MRLAPSLHRVGNDIVAVYLVETPEGVTVIDAGLAGQWKEFLAELEAMGRSLADVRGVVLTHGDSDHIGFAERLRRDHGVPVFVHEADAARARGEESSKPEWGHMKLGATAKFFWYAMRKNGLRTTPVTEVVAVRDGDVLDLPGSPVVIGLPGHSPGSIAIHVPAVDAVFVGDGLTTRHVLTGATGPQPAPFTDDPAEALASLHRIAGLGAAWVLPGHGSPWHGGVEQAVADVERAAAASGA encoded by the coding sequence ATGCGACTCGCACCCTCACTGCACCGCGTCGGCAACGACATCGTCGCCGTCTACCTCGTCGAGACGCCCGAGGGCGTCACGGTGATCGACGCCGGGCTCGCCGGCCAGTGGAAGGAGTTCCTCGCCGAGCTCGAGGCCATGGGCCGCTCGCTCGCCGACGTGCGCGGCGTCGTGCTCACGCACGGCGACAGCGACCACATCGGGTTCGCCGAACGCCTGCGCCGCGACCACGGCGTGCCCGTGTTCGTGCACGAGGCCGATGCCGCGCGCGCCCGCGGCGAGGAGTCCAGCAAGCCCGAATGGGGCCACATGAAGCTCGGGGCCACGGCGAAGTTCTTCTGGTACGCGATGCGCAAGAACGGACTGCGCACGACCCCGGTCACCGAGGTCGTCGCAGTGCGCGACGGCGACGTGCTCGACCTGCCCGGCTCGCCCGTGGTGATCGGGCTGCCCGGCCACTCCCCCGGCAGCATCGCGATCCACGTGCCCGCGGTCGACGCCGTGTTCGTCGGAGACGGCCTCACGACCCGGCACGTGCTGACGGGCGCGACCGGCCCGCAGCCGGCGCCGTTCACCGACGATCCCGCCGAGGCGCTCGCCTCGCTGCACCGCATCGCGGGCCTCGGGGCCGCATGGGTGCTGCCCGGGCACGGGTCGCCCTGGCATGGCGGCGTCGAGCAGGCGGTCGCCGACGTCGAGCGCGCGGCCGCGGCATCCGGAGCCTGA
- a CDS encoding TetR/AcrR family transcriptional regulator, which translates to MPTPDRTSLAAIVEAGRDLLELGGVDGLTMQAVATRVGVRAPSLYKRVSGRDALIALVADATLRELGEEADLAAERAGADPRARLVALAHALRAFAHRRPVAFRIVFAPGSELHLDGETLRASSVAVLDAASDLAGEEHALDAARTFTAWANGFVSMELAGAFRLGGDVDRAFEFGVDALVAAVAARASAGR; encoded by the coding sequence ATGCCGACGCCCGACCGAACCTCCCTCGCCGCGATCGTCGAGGCCGGCCGCGATCTGCTCGAGCTCGGCGGAGTCGACGGCCTCACCATGCAGGCCGTCGCCACGCGGGTCGGGGTCCGTGCTCCGTCGCTCTACAAGCGCGTGAGCGGGCGCGATGCCCTCATCGCGCTTGTAGCCGACGCCACGCTCCGCGAACTCGGCGAAGAGGCCGATCTCGCCGCCGAGCGGGCGGGCGCCGACCCTCGGGCGCGCCTCGTCGCACTCGCGCATGCGCTGCGCGCGTTCGCACACCGCAGGCCCGTCGCGTTCCGCATCGTGTTCGCACCGGGCTCCGAACTCCACCTCGACGGCGAGACGTTGCGCGCGTCGAGCGTCGCCGTGCTGGATGCCGCGAGTGACCTCGCTGGCGAGGAGCACGCCCTCGACGCCGCGCGGACCTTCACGGCCTGGGCCAACGGCTTCGTGAGCATGGAGCTCGCGGGGGCGTTCCGCCTCGGCGGCGATGTGGACCGGGCGTTCGAGTTCGGCGTGGATGCGCTGGTCGCCGCCGTCGCGGCGCGAGCCTCCGCCGGGCGGTAG
- a CDS encoding biotin carboxylase N-terminal domain-containing protein, with protein sequence MGIHSGTQPGTADDGARPFERVLVANRGEIAVRVIRTLRRLGIRSIAVFSDADADAPHVRLADEAVRIGPAPAAQSYLDPARLVAAALESGAQAVHPGYGFLSEHAGFAQACRDAGIVFVGPGDEALAVMGDKIRAKAHVAASGVPVVPGVSDADLDGAARDDAALLAAGERIGFPLLVKPSAGGGGKGMQIARDASELAEAIPAARRVARTSFGDDTLLLERLIERPRHIEVQVLADAFGAVIHLGERECSLQRRHQKVVEEAPSPLLDAETRERIGRAACDAARSVDYLGAGTVEFLVSDAAPDEFFFIEMNTRLQVEHPVTELVTGVDLVEQQLRIAAGQRLGLAQHDVRLTGHAIEARVYAESPERGFLPSTGELLEWRPATGDGVRVDAGIRTGQVITADYDPMLAKVIAFGADRAEALDRLDAALAETVVLGVDTNLSFVRRLIAEPEVRAGALDTNLIGRMPPAAAEPPSPEQLAAAASAVLARAAGAADRARRTQGADGPAAWTDASGWRVGAHRTPAVLLAPRDDPDAVVVATPSAPSAPHAEPVVRIAADGTVWVHDLGGTTAFLQVDRRARAEARRALAVRGGVALSPDLRAPMPGTVTAVFVADGDPVDAGDPIIAIEAMKMEHRITATAAGTVRLAASVGDLVSRDQPVARIEPAPTEPASDTIDAASAPASDLPETREAHEQEPTHAV encoded by the coding sequence ATGGGCATCCACTCGGGTACGCAGCCGGGCACGGCCGACGACGGCGCCCGCCCGTTCGAGCGCGTGCTCGTCGCCAACCGCGGCGAGATCGCCGTGCGGGTCATCCGCACGCTGCGCCGCCTCGGCATCCGCTCGATCGCCGTGTTCTCCGACGCCGACGCCGATGCCCCGCACGTGCGCCTCGCCGACGAGGCCGTGCGCATCGGGCCGGCACCGGCCGCGCAGAGCTATCTCGACCCCGCACGACTCGTGGCCGCCGCGCTCGAGTCGGGCGCGCAGGCCGTGCATCCCGGCTACGGGTTCCTCTCCGAGCACGCGGGGTTCGCCCAGGCGTGTCGAGACGCCGGCATCGTCTTCGTCGGCCCGGGCGATGAGGCGCTCGCCGTCATGGGCGACAAGATCCGCGCGAAGGCGCACGTCGCGGCATCCGGCGTCCCGGTCGTGCCCGGCGTCTCCGACGCGGACCTCGACGGCGCCGCCCGCGACGATGCCGCCCTCCTCGCCGCCGGCGAGCGGATCGGATTCCCGCTGCTCGTGAAGCCCTCGGCGGGCGGCGGCGGCAAGGGCATGCAGATCGCCCGCGACGCGTCCGAGCTCGCCGAGGCGATCCCGGCCGCCAGGCGAGTGGCCCGCACCTCGTTCGGCGACGACACGCTCCTGCTCGAGCGCCTCATCGAACGGCCGAGGCACATCGAGGTGCAGGTGCTCGCCGACGCCTTCGGGGCCGTCATCCACCTCGGCGAGCGCGAGTGCTCGTTGCAGCGCCGCCACCAGAAGGTCGTCGAGGAGGCGCCGTCGCCGCTCCTCGACGCGGAAACGCGCGAGCGCATCGGCCGTGCGGCCTGCGACGCGGCCCGCAGCGTCGACTACCTGGGCGCCGGCACGGTCGAGTTTCTGGTCTCGGATGCCGCGCCCGACGAGTTCTTCTTCATCGAGATGAACACCCGGCTGCAGGTCGAGCACCCCGTGACCGAGCTCGTCACGGGCGTCGACCTCGTCGAGCAGCAACTGCGCATCGCCGCCGGGCAGCGGCTCGGCCTCGCCCAGCACGACGTGCGGCTCACGGGCCACGCGATCGAGGCGCGCGTCTACGCCGAGTCGCCAGAGCGAGGTTTCCTGCCCTCGACGGGCGAGCTGCTCGAGTGGCGGCCCGCGACCGGCGACGGCGTACGCGTCGACGCCGGCATCCGCACGGGGCAGGTCATCACCGCCGACTACGACCCCATGCTCGCGAAGGTGATCGCGTTCGGCGCCGACCGTGCAGAGGCGCTCGACCGGCTCGACGCGGCGCTCGCCGAGACCGTCGTGCTGGGCGTCGACACGAACCTCTCGTTCGTGCGGCGGCTGATCGCCGAGCCCGAGGTGCGCGCGGGCGCCCTCGACACGAACCTCATCGGGCGGATGCCGCCCGCCGCCGCCGAGCCGCCGAGCCCCGAGCAGCTGGCCGCCGCGGCATCCGCCGTGCTCGCCCGCGCAGCGGGCGCCGCCGACCGCGCGCGCCGCACGCAGGGTGCCGACGGCCCGGCCGCCTGGACGGATGCCTCGGGCTGGCGCGTGGGCGCCCACCGCACCCCGGCCGTGCTCCTCGCCCCGCGTGACGACCCCGATGCCGTCGTGGTCGCCACCCCCTCCGCTCCCTCCGCCCCCCATGCCGAGCCGGTCGTGCGCATCGCCGCCGACGGCACGGTCTGGGTGCACGACCTCGGGGGCACGACCGCGTTCCTCCAGGTCGATCGCCGTGCCCGCGCGGAGGCCCGTCGCGCACTCGCCGTGCGGGGCGGCGTGGCGCTGAGCCCCGACCTGCGCGCGCCCATGCCCGGCACCGTCACGGCCGTCTTCGTCGCCGACGGCGACCCGGTCGACGCCGGCGACCCGATCATCGCGATCGAGGCCATGAAGATGGAGCACCGCATCACCGCCACCGCGGCCGGAACCGTGCGTCTCGCGGCATCCGTCGGCGACCTGGTCTCGCGCGACCAGCCGGTCGCGCGCATCGAGCCCGCACCTACCGAACCTGCGAGCGACACCATCGACGCAGCATCCGCACCCGCATCCGATCTCCCCGAGACCCGGGAAGCACACGAACAGGAGCCAACGCATGCAGTATGA
- a CDS encoding acyl-CoA dehydrogenase family protein: protein MQYDLTDEEQRLSDDVADFADRVVAPAAYEYDTQRRLPMEIIAQMGDMGLFGLPFPKEVGGQGKTYFQLCLAVEALGRVDQSIGVTLEAGVGLGVMPVYRHGTSEQQAEYLPDLVTGRALAGFGLTEAGAGSDAGATATTADLVGDQWVINGSKQFITNSGTPITRFVTITAVTGQRVGARGELKPELSTIIVPNDTPGFTVEPGYDKVGWHTSDTHPLTLRDVRVPASNLLGERGRGYANFLRTLNEGRVAFAALATGAAQGCLEEAMRYANERRVFGTSIGSNQHIAFKIARMQARVHQARLAWHDAARKLDAGKPFTLEASIAKMVCGEAAMDNARDATQIFGGYGFMNENAVARHYRDSKILEIGEGTTEVQLMIITRELGIGAEQLVPTA, encoded by the coding sequence ATGCAGTATGACCTCACCGACGAGGAGCAGCGCCTCTCCGACGACGTCGCCGACTTCGCCGACCGCGTCGTCGCCCCGGCCGCATACGAGTACGACACGCAGCGCCGCCTGCCGATGGAGATCATCGCGCAGATGGGCGACATGGGCCTGTTCGGGCTGCCGTTCCCGAAGGAGGTCGGCGGGCAGGGCAAGACGTACTTCCAGCTGTGCCTCGCCGTCGAGGCGCTCGGCCGGGTCGACCAGTCGATCGGCGTCACGCTCGAGGCGGGCGTCGGGCTCGGCGTCATGCCGGTCTACCGGCACGGCACGTCCGAGCAGCAGGCCGAGTACCTGCCCGATCTCGTCACGGGGCGGGCGCTCGCCGGGTTCGGCCTGACCGAGGCCGGGGCGGGCAGCGATGCCGGCGCCACGGCGACCACGGCCGATCTCGTCGGCGACCAGTGGGTCATCAACGGATCGAAGCAGTTCATCACCAACTCGGGTACGCCCATCACGCGCTTCGTGACGATCACCGCCGTGACGGGGCAGCGTGTGGGCGCCCGCGGCGAGCTCAAGCCCGAGCTCTCGACGATCATCGTGCCGAACGACACCCCGGGCTTCACGGTCGAGCCGGGCTACGACAAGGTCGGCTGGCACACCTCCGACACGCACCCCCTCACGCTGCGCGATGTGCGCGTGCCCGCGTCGAACCTGCTCGGCGAGCGGGGCCGCGGCTACGCGAACTTCCTGCGCACGCTCAACGAGGGTCGCGTCGCGTTCGCGGCGCTCGCGACGGGCGCCGCCCAGGGCTGCCTCGAAGAGGCCATGCGCTACGCGAACGAGCGTCGCGTGTTCGGCACGAGCATCGGCTCGAACCAGCACATCGCGTTCAAGATCGCGCGCATGCAGGCCCGTGTGCACCAGGCGCGGCTCGCCTGGCACGACGCGGCGCGCAAGCTCGATGCGGGCAAGCCCTTCACACTGGAGGCATCCATCGCCAAGATGGTGTGCGGGGAGGCGGCCATGGACAACGCACGCGACGCGACGCAGATCTTCGGCGGCTACGGCTTCATGAACGAGAACGCCGTGGCCCGCCACTACCGCGACTCGAAGATCCTCGAGATCGGCGAGGGCACCACCGAGGTGCAGCTCATGATCATCACGCGCGAGCTCGGCATCGGCGCCGAGCAGCTCGTGCCGACCGCATAG
- a CDS encoding MaoC family dehydratase: MTDAARDAVPTPGPGQGGGDRPELREVVQRGLWFEEFEEGVRYLHRPGRTVTEADNVLFTTLTMNPQPLHLDAAFAATQPFGRILVNSLFTLSTLVGQSVGQLTLGTLVANLGFGEVAFPHPVFVGDTLSGESVVVSKRLSSSRPGEGVVVLAHTARNQHGVVVATASRTMLVHTRAAGELAATGPAATEGANG; the protein is encoded by the coding sequence ATGACGGATGCCGCGAGGGACGCCGTGCCGACGCCCGGGCCCGGACAGGGCGGCGGCGACCGGCCGGAGCTGCGCGAGGTCGTGCAGCGCGGGCTCTGGTTCGAGGAGTTCGAGGAGGGCGTGCGCTACCTGCACCGCCCGGGCCGCACGGTGACCGAGGCCGACAACGTGCTCTTCACGACGCTCACGATGAACCCGCAGCCGCTGCACCTCGACGCGGCGTTCGCGGCGACGCAGCCGTTCGGCCGCATCCTCGTGAACTCGCTCTTCACCCTCTCGACGCTGGTCGGGCAGTCGGTCGGGCAGCTCACGCTCGGTACGCTCGTGGCCAACCTCGGGTTCGGCGAGGTCGCGTTCCCGCATCCGGTGTTCGTGGGCGACACGCTCTCGGGCGAGTCCGTGGTGGTGTCCAAGCGCCTCTCGTCGTCCAGGCCGGGCGAGGGCGTCGTCGTACTCGCGCACACCGCGCGCAACCAGCACGGCGTCGTGGTCGCGACGGCATCGCGCACGATGCTCGTGCACACACGTGCGGCGGGCGAGCTCGCGGCGACCGGCCCGGCGGCGACCGAGGGGGCGAACGGATGA
- a CDS encoding CoA ester lyase gives MTRPPFRFGPALLFCPGDRPDRFAKAFERADAVILDLEDAVAPAARDDARRAVAASDLDPERVIVRVNPASSDAFAADLAMLADTGYRTVMLAKCEGTADLVELEPFEVIALCETARGVLAAEAVAALPNVSALMWGAEDLVASLGGSSSRHDDGGRRGEYRGVPAYARAHVQLAAAAHGAAAIDAVHLDIADLEGLGEEARDAAALGFAATACIHPSQVEVVREAYRPGAEQLEWARAVLAAGSGEQGVFAFRGTMVDEPVLRQAEAVVRRAAAASGS, from the coding sequence ATGACCCGGCCGCCCTTCCGGTTCGGGCCGGCGCTGCTCTTCTGCCCGGGCGACCGCCCCGACCGCTTCGCGAAGGCCTTCGAGCGCGCCGACGCCGTGATCCTCGACCTCGAGGATGCGGTGGCCCCTGCGGCGAGGGACGATGCGCGGCGCGCGGTCGCGGCATCCGACCTCGATCCCGAACGCGTGATCGTGCGCGTGAACCCGGCTTCGAGCGATGCATTCGCGGCCGATCTCGCCATGCTCGCCGACACCGGGTACCGCACGGTCATGCTCGCCAAGTGCGAGGGCACCGCCGACCTCGTCGAGCTCGAGCCGTTCGAGGTGATCGCGCTGTGCGAGACGGCCCGCGGCGTGCTCGCGGCCGAGGCCGTCGCCGCCCTGCCGAACGTGTCGGCGCTCATGTGGGGTGCCGAAGACCTCGTCGCCTCGCTCGGAGGCTCGTCGAGCAGGCATGACGACGGGGGTCGTCGAGGCGAGTATCGAGGCGTGCCCGCCTACGCCCGTGCGCACGTGCAGCTCGCGGCCGCCGCGCACGGCGCTGCCGCGATCGATGCCGTCCACCTCGACATCGCCGACCTCGAGGGCCTCGGCGAAGAGGCCCGCGACGCCGCCGCGCTCGGGTTCGCGGCCACCGCATGCATCCACCCGTCGCAGGTCGAGGTCGTCAGAGAGGCGTACCGTCCGGGCGCCGAGCAGCTCGAGTGGGCTCGTGCGGTGCTCGCCGCCGGGAGCGGCGAGCAGGGGGTCTTCGCGTTCCGCGGAACCATGGTCGACGAGCCGGTGCTGCGCCAGGCGGAGGCCGTCGTGCGCCGCGCCGCGGCCGCCTCCGGAAGCTGA
- a CDS encoding aldo/keto reductase — protein sequence MARRHLAGGRDTHRGSDHGAAVATAERDAFQHADASGTALIDEPRTPAHRAEVVSSNTFSGPIYVPLRARLGDTDMSVHRLAIGGSTFGWTLGSEDAFAVLDRFAGTGGDLVDTADSYAAGRSESIIGAWMASRGSRDRMHVMTKVGRNQDLPGLAPVTIRAAVDASLQRLGTDRIDVLFLHGEDTDIPLEESLGAVGALVDAGKVRAVGASDFGPERLIEARVLAANGLPRFQALTTRYSLMERRGFEGATELVAHAQGLAVMPYFALANGFLAGGIRRRSDVRHDARGERAAAHLGRRGQRVLAALDQIADVHGVAPATIALAWLLAKPGVVAPVVSATTADQVDALIAAASVELHRSELVELDRASH from the coding sequence GTGGCGAGACGGCACTTGGCAGGGGGGCGCGACACGCACCGTGGATCCGATCACGGCGCAGCGGTCGCGACCGCGGAACGCGATGCATTCCAGCACGCGGATGCGAGCGGCACGGCGCTCATCGACGAGCCCCGCACGCCCGCGCACCGCGCGGAGGTCGTGTCGAGCAACACGTTCTCCGGGCCCATCTACGTTCCGCTCCGAGCGCGGCTTGGCGACACCGACATGAGCGTGCACCGGCTCGCGATCGGGGGCAGCACGTTCGGCTGGACCCTCGGCTCCGAAGACGCGTTCGCAGTGCTCGACCGGTTCGCCGGAACCGGCGGCGACCTCGTCGACACGGCCGACAGCTACGCAGCCGGCCGCAGCGAGTCGATCATCGGCGCGTGGATGGCCTCGCGCGGCTCGCGCGACCGCATGCACGTCATGACCAAGGTCGGCCGCAACCAGGACCTCCCGGGGCTCGCTCCCGTGACCATCCGCGCCGCGGTCGACGCGAGCCTGCAGCGGCTCGGCACCGACCGCATCGACGTGCTGTTCCTCCACGGTGAGGACACCGACATCCCGCTCGAGGAGTCCCTCGGAGCGGTCGGCGCCCTCGTCGACGCGGGCAAGGTGCGCGCCGTCGGCGCGAGCGACTTCGGACCGGAGCGCCTCATCGAGGCGCGGGTGCTCGCCGCGAACGGGCTTCCCAGGTTCCAGGCGCTCACCACGCGGTACAGCCTCATGGAACGCCGTGGATTCGAGGGCGCGACCGAGCTCGTCGCGCACGCGCAGGGGCTCGCGGTCATGCCGTACTTCGCGCTCGCGAACGGGTTCCTCGCCGGAGGCATCCGTCGCCGAAGCGACGTCCGTCACGACGCACGAGGCGAGCGCGCGGCCGCGCACCTCGGCAGGCGCGGACAGCGCGTGCTCGCCGCCCTCGACCAGATCGCCGACGTCCACGGTGTCGCACCCGCGACGATCGCACTGGCCTGGCTCCTCGCGAAGCCCGGCGTGGTCGCACCCGTCGTGAGCGCGACGACCGCCGATCAGGTCGACGCGCTCATCGCCGCGGCATCCGTCGAACTGCACCGTTCCGAACTCGTCGAACTCGACCGCGCCTCGCACTGA
- a CDS encoding pitrilysin family protein, producing MNTGAVDLPLGTAELSFTAAGDALVRRSILPSGVRVLTEHMPGSRSATIGFWVAVGSRDETAADPAHPATFGSTHFLEHLLFKGTPSRTALDIAISFDAVGGEHNALTAKEYTCYYAKVQDRDLPMAVDVLSDMFTSSLLDPAEFDNERGVILEELSMAGDDPGDVANERFFEAVLGEHPLGRPIGGSPDTINQATREAVFEHYAANYRPNDLVVTAAGAVDHDELVAALQVSLTAGGWDLSIEAVPVERRAAKAGVLAPPRELTVVQRPIEQVNLMLGAQGLVATDERRSVMSVLNTVFGSGMSSRLFQEVRERRGLAYAVYSFAPAYSDAGLFGMYAGCAPTKAPTVAELMRSELARLASDGITPEELRRASGQLAGASALALEDSDTRMSRLGRAELTLGEFVDLDEALRRIARVTADDVRALAADLASRPFSLVAVGAADEGDFANTIDLPPTSDAA from the coding sequence ATGAACACCGGCGCCGTCGACCTCCCCCTCGGCACTGCCGAACTCTCCTTCACGGCTGCCGGCGACGCGCTCGTACGGCGGAGCATCCTGCCGTCGGGCGTTCGCGTGCTCACCGAGCACATGCCGGGCAGCCGCAGCGCGACCATCGGGTTCTGGGTCGCGGTCGGGTCGCGCGACGAGACCGCCGCAGATCCGGCGCACCCGGCCACCTTCGGATCGACGCACTTCCTCGAGCACCTGCTCTTCAAGGGCACCCCCTCGCGGACCGCACTCGACATCGCGATCTCCTTCGACGCCGTCGGCGGCGAGCACAACGCGCTCACCGCGAAGGAGTACACGTGCTACTACGCCAAGGTGCAGGACCGAGACCTGCCGATGGCGGTCGACGTGCTCTCCGACATGTTCACGTCGTCGCTGCTCGACCCCGCCGAGTTCGACAACGAGCGCGGCGTGATCCTCGAGGAGCTCTCGATGGCGGGCGACGATCCCGGTGACGTCGCGAACGAGCGCTTCTTCGAGGCGGTGCTCGGTGAGCACCCGCTCGGGCGCCCGATCGGCGGCAGCCCCGACACGATCAACCAGGCGACGCGCGAGGCCGTCTTCGAGCACTACGCCGCCAACTACCGGCCGAACGACCTCGTCGTCACTGCCGCAGGCGCAGTCGACCACGACGAGCTCGTCGCGGCACTGCAGGTCTCGCTGACCGCCGGCGGATGGGATCTCTCGATCGAGGCCGTCCCGGTCGAGCGCCGGGCGGCGAAGGCCGGGGTGCTCGCCCCGCCCCGCGAACTCACGGTGGTGCAGCGCCCCATCGAACAGGTCAATCTCATGCTCGGCGCGCAGGGACTCGTCGCGACCGACGAGCGCCGCTCCGTCATGAGCGTGCTCAACACGGTGTTCGGCTCCGGCATGTCGTCGCGCCTCTTCCAAGAGGTGCGCGAGCGGCGCGGGCTCGCCTACGCGGTGTACTCCTTCGCGCCCGCCTACTCCGATGCCGGGCTCTTCGGCATGTACGCCGGATGCGCGCCGACGAAGGCGCCCACGGTCGCCGAACTCATGCGCTCCGAACTCGCACGCCTCGCGAGCGACGGCATCACGCCCGAAGAGCTGCGCCGCGCCTCGGGGCAGCTCGCCGGGGCATCCGCCCTCGCCCTCGAAGACTCCGATACGCGGATGTCCCGCCTCGGCCGCGCCGAGCTCACGCTCGGCGAGTTCGTCGACCTCGACGAGGCGCTGCGACGCATCGCCAGGGTCACGGCCGACGACGTGCGCGCGCTCGCAGCCGACCTCGCGTCCCGTCCGTTCTCGCTCGTCGCGGTCGGCGCCGCCGACGAAGGCGACTTCGCGAACACGATCGACCTTCCACCGACCTCCGACGCCGCCTAA
- a CDS encoding histidine phosphatase family protein, translating to MPHHLYLVRHGEQLDAEHGLQDGPLSPRGRRQAELLAERLGGIPFDNAWHSPLQRATETAEIIAAKMPSLSPEPSALLFDCIPSGPAPSTPKAYDAFFGSVTEAEIEAGTAQMEDAAAEFLRSHRDDRHDLLITHNFVIGWFVREALGAPDWRWVSINQANCGLTVLTQKSGRPWNLAVHNDLAHLPFELRTGLPEAFAV from the coding sequence GTGCCACACCACCTCTACCTCGTACGCCACGGCGAACAGCTCGACGCCGAGCACGGCCTGCAGGACGGCCCGCTGTCGCCCCGCGGACGCCGCCAGGCCGAGCTGCTGGCCGAGCGTCTCGGCGGCATCCCGTTCGACAACGCCTGGCACTCGCCGCTGCAGCGCGCGACCGAGACCGCCGAGATCATCGCGGCCAAGATGCCCTCCCTCTCGCCCGAGCCGTCGGCCCTGCTGTTCGACTGCATCCCCTCGGGCCCGGCCCCCTCGACGCCCAAGGCCTACGACGCGTTCTTCGGCTCGGTGACCGAGGCCGAGATCGAGGCCGGCACCGCCCAGATGGAGGACGCGGCGGCCGAGTTCCTCCGATCGCACCGCGACGACCGCCACGACCTGCTCATCACGCACAACTTCGTGATCGGGTGGTTCGTGCGCGAGGCACTGGGTGCGCCCGACTGGCGTTGGGTCTCCATCAACCAGGCGAACTGCGGTCTCACGGTGCTCACCCAGAAGTCCGGCCGCCCCTGGAACCTCGCCGTGCACAACGACCTCGCGCACCTGCCGTTCGAGCTGCGCACGGGCCTGCCCGAGGCGTTCGCGGTCTGA
- a CDS encoding GNAT family N-acetyltransferase, with protein MQFRAVPVSGAEAHGMLEAYFAERAAGFPVEQGEYRPTFPVDAAFTPPEGVFLIVDDAAPDVAGPTGIGCGGIRRIDADPATGLVRYEVKHLWLTDAARGRGAGRALLVELERRARGFGAEELVLDTNASLAAAGGLYRSSGFVEIAPYNDNPNATTWFAKRLSD; from the coding sequence ATGCAGTTCCGAGCGGTGCCGGTCAGCGGCGCAGAGGCACACGGCATGCTCGAGGCGTACTTCGCCGAGCGTGCTGCCGGGTTCCCGGTCGAGCAGGGCGAGTACCGCCCGACCTTTCCCGTCGACGCGGCGTTCACCCCGCCCGAGGGCGTGTTCCTCATCGTCGACGATGCGGCACCGGATGTCGCGGGGCCGACGGGCATCGGCTGCGGCGGCATCCGACGCATCGATGCCGACCCGGCGACCGGACTCGTGCGCTACGAGGTCAAGCACCTCTGGCTGACGGATGCCGCGCGCGGCCGTGGAGCCGGACGCGCCCTGCTCGTGGAGCTCGAACGTCGCGCCCGCGGCTTCGGTGCCGAGGAACTCGTGCTCGACACGAACGCGAGCCTCGCGGCCGCAGGCGGCCTCTACCGCTCGAGCGGATTCGTCGAGATCGCGCCGTACAACGACAACCCCAACGCGACGACCTGGTTCGCCAAGCGACTGTCCGACTGA
- the dapB gene encoding 4-hydroxy-tetrahydrodipicolinate reductase produces the protein MTIRVAVAGATGKMGKLALSLVEGADDLELHAALSSKSELDEMLGADVVLDVTHPAASAGIVEFATGAGIPIVVGTSGWSADRIAEIERFVRGHDEAGAVLFIPNFSIGSTLGTAFAALAAPWFDSIEIVEAHHAGKVDSPSGTAVRTAELIGEARAAAGPVEAPHADQRARGQLVSGVPVHSLRMSGLLAEQRVVLGGDGETLTIAHSTLSPSSYEAGILLALRRAPEATGVTVGLGALLGLELPAAVATAETAASAATSAE, from the coding sequence GTGACGATACGGGTCGCCGTGGCCGGGGCCACGGGCAAGATGGGCAAGCTGGCACTCTCACTCGTCGAGGGGGCGGACGACCTCGAACTGCACGCGGCGCTGTCGTCGAAGTCCGAGCTCGACGAGATGCTCGGCGCCGATGTCGTGCTCGACGTCACGCACCCCGCCGCGAGTGCGGGCATCGTCGAGTTCGCGACGGGCGCCGGAATCCCGATCGTCGTCGGCACCTCGGGCTGGTCGGCCGACCGCATCGCCGAGATCGAGCGCTTCGTGCGCGGCCACGACGAGGCCGGCGCGGTGCTCTTCATCCCGAACTTCTCGATCGGCAGCACGCTCGGCACCGCGTTCGCCGCACTCGCTGCGCCCTGGTTCGACTCGATCGAGATCGTCGAGGCGCACCACGCGGGCAAGGTCGACTCGCCTTCGGGCACCGCGGTGCGCACGGCCGAGCTCATCGGCGAGGCGCGCGCAGCCGCCGGCCCGGTCGAGGCGCCGCACGCCGACCAGCGCGCTCGCGGGCAGCTCGTGTCCGGCGTGCCGGTGCACAGCCTGCGGATGTCGGGGCTGCTCGCCGAGCAGCGCGTCGTGCTCGGCGGCGACGGCGAGACGCTCACGATCGCCCACTCGACCCTGTCGCCGAGCTCGTACGAGGCCGGCATCCTGCTCGCCCTGCGCCGCGCGCCAGAGGCGACCGGCGTTACCGTCGGCCTCGGGGCCCTGCTCGGGCTCGAGCTGCCCGCCGCCGTGGCGACGGCAGAGACCGCGGCTTCGGCCGCGACATCCGCCGAATGA